ATGCACTCGAACTGATTCTTTGAATATTAATAGTCACCCCATAAGCATTGCGTCCACGGAGTTTCTCACTAGATTCGATTTTTGAATAAAAATCAAAAACATCCAGATTTTTAAGTACCGAATCACTCTGAGTAACATGATCTGGTGAACCTATGCCATTTAGTTGAGGAATAAGAGGAAGTGCAAAAAATTGCACTTCACTAGAGTCTGCGTCATAGTTGTACACCAACCCGGACGAAATATCGCGAACGGCTTTTACTGGAAAATCGAAAGCAAAATAATCTTGAAGATTTAGGCCATCTGGAAGCTTAGTCGAATATGCTGCTGACTTGCGATTTTCAAAATCAACTGTTGTTTCAAATTCGCCCTTTTTCATGAGCGAAATTTTTTCCAACGCATTGATTGTCTCCATGAGATTGGCACCCTTCATATTCAAGGGAAGCTTGTTTTTCTCCAGCATGTCAATCGAAAATTTAATGCCTTGCACTTGCTTCGATTTTGGTGAAGGTGGCGTACCTGATGCAGCAGTTGCGTTGGTCAAATGCGATAAGGCAAGGGTGGCAGCAATTAAGCCCGCTGGAAAAATTTTCATAGTTCTACATATCATAAAATTTAAATACAAAGAATCTCTGTGCAAATCAGGCGATGCAGAACGCAATAATTCACTGCAACAACTATAATCCCTACGAAATCAATTTCAAAGTCATTTAGTTTATTTAGCTGCGAAGATTGACGATTTTTATTCGGATTGACATTAATTTCACGAGCCTTATCTTCTATCAAGTCGCCTGAACTTAATTGCCATGCGTACAAAGACCTTGCATTAACCGTACTCTACTCACTTCATCGGTAAACACTGGGCATTCATGCCAATTGCGTTACTCGATAACACGCCCATGGGCGGGGTACTGGCCGGACAGTATTTCGTGATCAGTCAGTTCGTCGCCGTACCAGAGTATGACTTTGTATGCACCAGCCCCGAACGCCAACTCACGAAATGCGCGGCCTTCTACCTGGTAAAACCGCCGTCAGGGTTACCGAGTGGGTGGAAGATGATGATGGGACTCATCGCCATGGCAGAACTGGACTTGACGCGCTTAACAAAGGCCTTGATGAGTTGCTGTGCCACGGTAAAATCAGATACCAGTGAGCGAGGATGAGCAAAAGGATTAAGCACAACGGCACCGGTTTTTCCCACTATCGAAGACCGCGCCGCAGCGCCAACACCCAGTATCTTTTGATCAGGTGGCGCACTGATCGCCAGTTCCGGCACTTCTGAAATGCACTCTCCAGATTTAAGATTCTTCACGCTTAAGCGATCAGGAGAAATCTGGATGTAGATATATTGTTTGAAGGAGTCGAACATAGATAAATTATTGTGGGCTGGCGAAAAGATTCAATAAGATTTTTTGGTACAGATACGATCATGCTAAATCCATCTCGCCTACCTGGGCTGTGCAAACTTCGCTTGATGCTGTAGCAGGATTTTTCGCATATCAGGGGCAATAAACCACGCATCTTCAATATTCTCTTGCTCCGTACTTGCGTAGTACCAAACCGAGTAGATATGCAGTGCTATAT
This is a stretch of genomic DNA from Undibacterium sp. KW1. It encodes these proteins:
- a CDS encoding rod shape-determining protein, giving the protein MKNLKSGECISEVPELAISAPPDQKILGVGAAARSSIVGKTGAVVLNPFAHPRSLVSDFTVAQQLIKAFVKRVKSSSAMAMSPIIIFHPLGNPDGGFTR